Proteins encoded in a region of the Candidatus Methylomirabilota bacterium genome:
- a CDS encoding SRPBCC family protein gives MGATRKYAVIDPATGKIDRRIFSEQAVYDDEMARIFGRAWLMIGHESLVPEPDDFFHTYMGEDPVILTRDGGGRLHALLNMCRHRGNRVVRCDDGNARRFMCTYHGWTYGNDGALVHVAGASEAYYDALDRASLGLIEARVETYAGIVFATWAQDAPSLEAYLGDARWYLDTVFNRRDGGTQALGPMKWLEPVNWKTMADNCSDNYHVPTTHLSSARVQTEYIGRPHLSHKDQFESPNKHAFVNGHSITFRDADDGMPRYVHGVSSETFQIFKAYHEDTLPEVERRLGRLRARRVQLGNHSIFPNGILGLRLALPRGPLRTEFWHFVLLDRAAPEAIKRIIRIGSQANNGAAGMFEQDDVDNWRQVTDASRSALGRRYPQDLSMGLGHAGPHPEYPGLVSERYISENNQRLFYQRWEEFMNAGSWADISIDPIKADFEGTATMQG, from the coding sequence ATGGGCGCCACCCGGAAGTACGCGGTCATCGACCCCGCCACCGGCAAGATCGACCGCCGCATCTTCAGCGAGCAGGCGGTCTACGACGACGAGATGGCGCGCATCTTCGGCCGCGCCTGGCTGATGATCGGCCACGAGAGCCTGGTGCCCGAGCCCGACGACTTCTTCCACACCTACATGGGCGAGGACCCGGTCATCCTGACCCGCGACGGCGGGGGCCGCCTGCACGCGCTGCTGAACATGTGCCGCCACCGGGGCAACCGCGTGGTGCGCTGCGACGACGGCAACGCCAGGCGCTTCATGTGCACGTATCACGGGTGGACCTACGGCAACGACGGCGCCCTCGTCCACGTGGCCGGCGCGTCGGAGGCCTACTACGACGCGCTCGACCGAGCCTCGCTCGGCCTCATCGAGGCGCGCGTCGAGACCTACGCGGGCATCGTCTTCGCCACCTGGGCCCAGGACGCCCCGAGCCTCGAGGCCTACCTGGGCGACGCGCGCTGGTACCTCGACACCGTGTTCAACCGGCGCGACGGCGGCACGCAGGCCCTGGGCCCGATGAAGTGGCTCGAGCCGGTCAACTGGAAGACGATGGCGGACAACTGCTCCGACAACTACCACGTCCCCACCACCCATCTCTCCAGCGCGCGGGTGCAGACCGAGTACATCGGTCGCCCGCACCTCTCGCACAAAGATCAGTTCGAGAGCCCGAACAAGCACGCCTTCGTCAACGGGCACTCGATCACCTTCCGCGACGCCGACGACGGCATGCCCCGCTACGTGCACGGGGTGTCGAGCGAGACCTTCCAGATCTTCAAGGCCTACCACGAGGACACGCTGCCCGAGGTCGAGCGGCGGCTCGGCCGGCTGCGCGCGCGGCGGGTGCAGCTCGGCAATCACTCGATCTTCCCCAACGGCATCCTCGGCCTGCGGCTGGCCCTGCCCCGCGGCCCGCTCCGGACCGAGTTCTGGCACTTCGTGCTGCTCGACCGCGCGGCGCCGGAGGCGATCAAGCGGATCATCCGCATCGGGAGCCAGGCCAACAACGGCGCCGCCGGCATGTTCGAGCAGGACGACGTGGACAACTGGCGGCAGGTGACCGACGCGAGCCGGAGCGCGCTCGGACGACGGTATCCGCAAGATCTGTCGATGGGCCTGGGCCACGCCGGCCCGCATCCGGAGTACCCCGGCCTCGTCTCCGAGCGCTACATCTCGGAGAACAACCAGCGCCTCTTCTATCAGCGCTGGGAGG